The following are encoded together in the Primulina tabacum isolate GXHZ01 chromosome 18, ASM2559414v2, whole genome shotgun sequence genome:
- the LOC142532939 gene encoding UDP-sugar pyrophosphorylase-like, whose amino-acid sequence MASSAVESAAGSLSRLNIDDWVSAAPNLHKNISLLSPQQVELAKMLLGLNQSHLFEHWPEPGISDDEKLAFFDQIARLDASYPGGLPSYIKTARELLADSKAGKNPFDGFTPSVPSGEVLTFGNDSFIQYEDAGVHEARKTAFVLVAGGLGERLGYNGIKVALPLESTTGTCFLQHYIESILALQETSCRLSQGGGPTEIPLVIMTSDDTHMRTLKLLESNAYFGMNSSQIRLIKQEKVACLDDNDAKLAMDPQNKFRIQTKPHGHGDVHSLLYSSGILKEWLHVGRKWVVFFQDTNGLLFKGIAASLGVSATKGYQVNSLAVPRKAKEAIGGITKLTHQDGRTMVINVEYNQLDPLLRATGYPDGDVNSETGFSPFPGNINQLIIEIPPYLDELSKTGGAIKEFVNPKYKDATKTAFKSSTRLECMMQDYPKTLPPAARVGFTVMDTWLAYAPVKNNPEDAAKVPKGNPYHSATSGEMAIYKVNSLILRKAGVKVDDPVHRVFNGQEVEVWPRIVWQPKWGLTFSDIRSKVRGNCSITAKSTIVINGKSVYLEDLALDGALVINGTNDGAEVKVGGSVQNKGWIFEDVDYKDTSAPEEVRIRGFRIKKVEQLQKP is encoded by the exons ATGGCATCCTCCGCAGTCGAATCAGCTGCCGGTAGCCTTTCCAGACTCAACATCGATGACTGGGTATCCGCTGCACCTAATCTACACAAGAATATTTCTCTCCTCTCCCCTCAGCAG GTGGAGTTAGCGAAGATGCTGCTGGGATTGAATCAGAGCCATTTGTTTGAACACTGGCCAGAGCCTGGGATCAGTGATGATGAGAAGCTTGCCTTTTTTGATCAG ATTGCTCGGCTTGATGCAAGTTATCCTGGAGGCCTACCATCATACATCAAAACTGCCAGGGAACTTTTGGCAGATTCAAAAGCTGGGAAGAACCCATTCGATGGATTTACGCCTTCT GTTCCATCTGGAGAAGTTTTGACTTTCGGTAATGATAGTTTCATTCAATATGAAGATGCTGGTGTCCATGAGGCAAGGAAGACTGCCTTTGTTCTTGTTGCTGGGGGCCTTGGAGAAAGACTAGGCTACAATGGTATAAAG GTGGCTCTGCCTCTAGAATCAACTACAGGAACATGTTTCTTACAGCACTACATCGAATCTATTCTAGCCTTGCAAGAGACTAGCTGTAGGCTTTCCCAAG GTGGAGGACCGACAGAGATTCCTTTGGTCATAATGACATCAGATGACACTCATATGCGTACCTTAAAGCTATTAGAATCAAATGCTTATTTTGGGATGAATTCCAGTCAAATAAGACTGATAAAACAG GAAAAAGTTGCTTGTTTAGATGATAATGATGCCAAGCTGGCCATGGATCCACAAAATAAGTTTAGAATTCAG ACAAAGCCTCATGGTCATGGTGATGTTCATTCACTTCTTTATTCCAGTGGCATCCTTAAAGAATG GCTTCATGTTGGTCGAAAATGGGTTGTGTTCTTCCAAGATACTAATGGTCTTCTGTTTAAG GGAATTGCAGCTTCATTGGGTGTCAGCGCCACCAAAGGCTACCAAGTAAATTCTCTTGCAGTTCCGAGGAAAGCTAAGGAAGCTATTGGTGGAATTACCAAGCTTACTCATCAAGATG GAAGGACAATGGTGATCAATGTGGAATACAATCAACTTGACCCTTTGCTGAGAGCTACAGGATATCCAGATGGTGACGTCAATTCTGAAACAGGCTTTTCTCCTTTTCCTGGAAACATAAACCAA ttgATTATTGAAATTCCACCTTATTTGGATGAACTTTCAAAAACAGGAGGTGCGATAAAGGAGTTTGTTAACCCCAA ATACAAAGATGCCACCAAAACCGCATTCAAGTCATCTACTAGACTTGAATGCATGATGCAAGATTATCCTAAAACTCTTCCTCCTGCTGCTAGAGTTGGATTTACT GTGATGGATACTTGGTTGGCTTATGCACCTGTGAAGAACAATCCTGAAGATGCAGCTAAG GTTCCTAAAGGCAATCCATATCATAGCGCTACTTCTGGGGAAATGGCCATTTATAAAGTGAACAGCTTAATTTTGAGAAAG GCTGGTGTTAAGGTAGATGATCCAGTTCATCGCGTATTCAATGGACAGGAAGTGGAAGTATGGCCTCGTATCGTGTGGCAACCCAAATGGGGGCTCACGTTTTCCGACATTAGAAGTAAAGTCAGGGGGAACTGCTCCATTACAGCAAAATCTACCATTGTCATTAATGGCAAAAGCGTCTATCTTGAAGATCTTGCCTTAGATGGGGCTCTTGTTATAAACGGGACCAATGATGGTGCAGAG GTTAAAGTTGGGGGTTCTGTACAAAACAAGGGATGGATCTTTGAAGATGTTGATTACAAGGATACTTCAGCACCAGAAGAAGTGAGAATCCGGGGTTTCCGAATAAAGAAAGTTGAGCAACTGCAGAAGCCATAA